The bacterium genome includes the window CCGACGGACGCTCGATCTCGCTCCGGCTTTCGCGAGACGAGCTGGCCAGCATGATCGGGACGACGCCGGCGACCGTCATGCGATTGCTGAGAGATTTTAAAGATGAAGGCGCGATCCTTCTCGCGGGGCGGCGAATCGTCGTCTCGAACATGGAGTACTTGGAGAAGGTCGGCCAAATTTAGGGGTTCCCTGTGAGTCCATCATGGCCCATCCCAAGAAGAGCGGCGAATTCGCCGCTCTTCTATTTCCGCCAAGCGGCGCGAAGCGCGCTTTGGCTAGCCGCTGAGCTGATATCTTTCATGCCGCGACCTGTCGGGGGCGATCATGAGCGAGAGGAGAAAAATGTTACCCCTGGTTGGAAATACTCAACCTCTAACCAGGAGGCTCCAATGGAACCATACTGCAAAGCACTCAAATCGATTCTGTTCGCGATCGCACTGGCCGCGGGTCTGGCGATCGCCGGAATCTATGAGGCCCGGGCCCAAGAGGTCCCCGTTTGCGGCGATAACTTGGTCGCCGCTCCCGAACAGTGCGACGACGGCAACGATGTCAATGACGACGCTTGCAAAAACGACTGTACGACCAACGTCTGTGGCGACGGCATTCCGATGGCCGGGGTCGAGGCCTGCGACGACGGCGACGCCGACAACAACGACGCTTGTAAAAACGATTGTACTGCCAATATCTGCGGCGACGGCGTCCTGGAGCACGGCAGCGAGGCCTGCGACGACGGCAACAACCTCGATGACGACGGCTGCAGCTCCGACTGCCAGGTCAGCGCCCAAATCGTCTGCGGCAACGGCGTTCCCGAGGGCGATGAGGAGTGCGACGACGGCAACGGAATCGATACCGACGCCTGCAAATCGGATTGCAGCGAGAATTCATGCGGCGACGGCGTTGTCGAGACCGATGTCGAAGAGTGCGACGACGCCAATCAGGTCGGCGGCGACGGATGCAGCGCCTTCTGCGCCGACGAGAATCCGGTCTGCGGCGACATGGTCGTCGATCCTGACGAGCAATGCGACGATGGCGACGCCGACAACAGCGATGCTTGCAAAAACAACTGCTCCGAGAATATCTGCAGCGACGGCATCCTCGAAACCGGCGTTGAAGAGTGCGACGACGGAAACAGCGCTGACGGCGACGGCTGCGACTCCGATTGTCTCGTCGAGGAGCCGGGGCCGGTCTGCGGCAACGACCTCGTCGAGGACGGCGAGGAATGCGACGACGGCAACGTGCTCAACGGCGACGGCTGCGATTCGACTTGCCAATTCGAGATCCCGGTCGGCTGCGGAAACGGGACCCTCGACCCCAACGAGCAATGCGACGACGGCAATGACATCAACACCGACTCCTGCAAGAACAATTGCACCGAGAACATCTGCGGGGACGGCATCGTTGAGCTCAACGTCGAGCAATGCGACGACGGCAATAACCTCGATGACGACGGTTGCAGCGCCGCCTGCCTGCTCGAGCCCGAGTTCTGCGGAAACGGGGTCGTGGAGAGCGGCGAGCAGTGCGATGACGGCAACGACATCGACGACGATTTCTGCGACAACGATTGCGACATCGTCCTGAACGACGACGGCCAAGTCTGCTTCTGCCACAATGTGGACAACAACCCCCATACCATCTGCACCTCCTTGCAGGGATACCTCAACGGTCACCAAAAGCACGGAGATCCGCTGGGATCCTGCGAGGACAATGGTATCGACGGGACCACGACGATCGACGGTCAGATCGACGTCAACGGCCGGGCGAGCGGTTGCTCGCTGCAAGTCGAGCCGACGACCAAGGCCAGCCCGGTTTGGCAGGCCTTGACCGAGGCTTTGGCGCTTTAATCCCTTGGAAAATCCCTTCGGGCCGCTGGCCCGGGGGGATTTCCTTTTTAATCGAGGATCCCGATGGTTTCCGTCTACAGCTATTTGAATTATCGCGACTACCTCAGGGATCGTTTTGCCGAGCTGAAAAAGCAGCGCCTCGGATTTTCCTATCGCTCCTTCAACCGGCTGGCCGGAATCAAGTCTTCCGCCTTTTTGAAGCTGGTGATGGATCGGAAGCGTAACCTGGCCCAGGGTGGAATCGAGAGCATCGTCAAGGGATTCGGGCTCTCGGTCAAGGAGCGGCGCTATTTCGAGCTCTTGGTCGCCTTCAATCAGGCCTCGACCAATGAAGAGAAAGACCGATATTTCCGCGAGATCGTCGGCGACCGGCGATTCCGGGCTGCCAAGCCCTTGGCCGCCTCCCAATTCCTTCTATATTCCCATTGGCACTGCGTCGCCATCCTCGAAGCTTTACGGCTTGAAACTTCGGAGCCGAGGAATCTGCGGTGGCTCCAAGAGCTTTTGCACCCGCCGGTCGGGCGCAAGCAAATCAAGCGGGCCGTGGCCGAATTGAAGAAAATCGGCTTGATTCGGCTCCTCCGCAGCGGTGAGCTCAAGCGGCTGGATCCGATGCTGACGACCGAGGACGAGGTTCGATCGGTCCTGGTGGCCAACTTCCATGCTCGAATGAGCCAGTTGGCGGCGGAGTCGGTCATGCGGGACGGGGCGGCCGACCGCGAGTTTTCGGCTCTCACGGTGGCCTTGTCCGAGGCGGACTTTCGGCGGGCCAAGACCGAGATCCAAAAGTTCCGCCGCAAGCTTCATTCGATCCTGGAGCAAGGCCAAGTCGGGTCCAAAACTTTGGTGGCTCACCTTAATATTCAACTTTTCAAGCTGACTCGGGCTGGGAGGCGGCGATGAGGGCTTTTCGCGGCATGAGAACGGCAATCCCGGCGGTTTTGCTCCTTTTGGCGGCTTGCCTTTCGAACCGGGGCATCGAAACCGGAAATCCCGACCTAAAAGGCAAGACTTTGACCCTAGTCCTCCGGGAGTCGGCCGGCTTCTATGTCTCCAAGTTTTTAGAGGAGACGGCGCTTCTTTCCCAGGTGAATCCGGAATCCTTCGAGACGGTTTCCGAGTCTTTTCTCCAAGTGGGTGGAAGGCTCTCGCTTGAAACCACCTTTTCCGATGGAAACCAGGTCGTGATTGAATCGCGATTCGATGACCAGGGCGAGCTGCTGGAGCTGCGTTTGCTTTTGAACGGCGCCGAGCAGCCGGTCGAAGTCAGCATCGAGGACGGCCAGGTGCCGGTCGCCGAGCCGGAGCGGGTGTTTCTTCAGCTGGCTGAAAGCCTTTGCCAAAGGATCGTCGTTTGCAACGCCTCCTTCGAGCAGGCAAGCTGTGAAGCCGAGCTTCTGTCAGTTCCCGGCCTGAGCGGCGACTTCGGCGATCCCGTGCCTCAAAGTCTGGCCGAGGCCCAAGCCAGAGTCGACAATGGTGATCTGTCGGCCAATGAGCCGGCTTTGGAAGAGTGCGCGGCCGCCATTGGGATCGTTCCCTGTTCCACGGTTCAAAGGGATTTCAACGACGAGCAAGATCCGGATTACTCCAAGGCGGCCAAGATCGTTCCTAAGCCGGTCTGTGCGCGAGGGATCTTGCGTTAATCGAGCTTCAGGCGCCGCAGCCGGAGGGCATTGGCGACGACCGAGACCGAGCTCAGGCTCATCGCCGCGGCGGCGAACATTGGGCTGAGGAGCCAGCCGAAGAGGGGATAGAAGAGCCCGGCGGCCAGCGGAACGCCGAGAGTGTTGTAGATGAAGGCGAAAAAGAGGTTCTGCCGGATGTTGCTCATGGTGGCCCGGCTCAGGCTCCGAGCCTTGGCGATGCCGCGAAGGTCGCCTTTGACCAGGGTCATGGAGGCGCTTTCCATCGCGATGTCGGTGCCGTGACCCATCGCGATTCCGACCTCGGCCTGAGCCAAGGCCGGGGCGTCATTGATGCCGTCGCCGGCCATGGCGACCCGATGGCCTTGGGCTTGGCGACGACGAACTTCTTCCTGTTTTTGCAGCGGGGTGACGCCGGCCAGGACTTCAGTGATGCCGAGCTTGGCGGCGACCGCCCTGGCCGCCGGTTCCTGGTCGCCGCTGACCATCACGACGGCGATGCCCTCCGAGCGGAGTTTGGCCAAGGCTTCGGGCGTCGTTGCCTTGATCGGGTCGGCCAGGCGCAGGGTGCCGGCGAAACGGCCGTCGATGGAAACGTAGATCTCGGTCGCCGCCGACCTCTCCGTCGCCGATTTGCCTTTTTGATCCCCCGCGAGGGAGGGGGGTAATTTTCCGACGGTGATTCTCTTGCCCTCGACGATTCCGCTCACCCCTTCTCCCGGATCGCTGTGAAAGTCACTCGCCTTGGCAAGTCTCAGGCCGCGTTCCTCCGCCGCCCGCACCACCGCGGTTGCCAAGGGATGCTCGCTGGCTCGTTCGACGCCGGCGGCGAGCTGAAGCACCGTGCTTTCCTCGAACCCCTCGGCGGCTTCGACTTCCACCACCTTAGGCTTGCCTTCGGTCAGGGTTCCGGTCTTGTCGACGAGCAAGGTGTCGACTTTCTCGAAGGCCTCCAGGGCGGCTGCATCCTTGACCAAGATGCCTTCATGGGCGCCCCGGCCGATTCCCACCATGATCGACATGGGAGTCGCCAAACCCAGGGCGCAGGGGCAGGCGATGATCAATACGGCGACCGCCTGGACGATGGCATGAGCCAAGCGGGGCTCCGGCCCGAAGAAAAACCAGATCAAGAAAGCAAGGACCGCGATGGCGACCACCGCCGGAACGAAATAGGCACTGACCTGGTCGGCCAACTTTTGCACCGGAGCCCGGCTGCGCTGTGCCTCGCCGACCCGCTGGACGATCTGGGCCAACAGGGTCTCTTGGCCGACCTTTTCGGCACGGAAGAGCAGGCTGCCATTGCCGTTGACCGTGCCGCCGATCACTCGCTCGCCCTTGGTCTTTTCGACCGGCATCGGTTCGCCGGTGAGCATCGATTCGTCGACCGCGCTGCGTCCTTCCAGGACCAAACCGTCGACCGGAATTTTTTCGCCGGGCCGAACCCTCAAGGTGTCGCCGGGCATGACCCGGTCGAGCGAAATTTCCTCCTCGCTTCCGTCGTGCTTGACCAGGCGGGCGGTTTTAGGGCTCAGGCCGAGCAATGCCTTGAGGGCGTCGCCGGTGCGTTCCCGGGCTATCAACTCCAGGTATTGGCCGAGGAGGACCAGGGTGACGATCACCGCCGCGGCTTCGAAATAGACCGGTACCATGCCGCCATGGCCGGCGCGGAGCGCGGCTGGAAAAATTTGGGGGAAGAGGGCCGCGACGAGACTGTAGAGGTAAGCCACGCCGGTTCCCAAGGCGATCAAGGTGAACATGTTGAGATTGCCGCTGCGGACCGAGGCCCAACCGCGCCGAAAGAAGGGTGCTCCGCACCAGAGCACCACCGGAGTGGCCAAAGCGAGCTGGAGCAGGGTGAAGGCGCGGCCATGGAAAAAGGGTTGCTTGGCCAAATCCGGGATCATCTCGGCCATGGTTTGCAATAAGAGCGGCAGGGTCAGCGCGAGGCCGACCCAGAAACGGCGCCGCATGTCGCGTAGCTCGGGATCCTCGCCCTGGCCGGGTGCGGCCATTTCGGGCTGGAGCGCCATGCCGCAGATCGGGCAATGGCCGGGCCCGACCTGTCGGATTTGCGGGTGCATCGGGCAGAAATAAATGGTTTGGGGCGATGCGCCCACCTTGGTTTGGAGCGAGGCTGGGGGATTTTTCCGAAAAGCCTCCAGGCAATGGCCGGAGCAGAAGTAGTAGGTCTTTCCAGCGTGGGTGTGCTTGCCGGCGGCCGTCGCCGGGTCGACGTCCATGCCGCAGATCGGGTCTTTTTCCAAGGCCGGGCTCATTTCAAGGCGCCCATGCCCTGATTCGTCCAGCTCAAGATGATCTTCTTCTCCTCGTCGGTCAGCGAGGAATGCCAATGCATGATTTTATAGATGAAGGGGGGCATTTCGTCCTCGCGAACCACCTCGGCGACCTCGCTCAGGGCTTCCTGAGGGTTTTTGGCCTCCTTGCCGTGGAAGGGAAAGCCGAAGCTCATGTCCATGTGCTCCTTGGCCTCCTCCATGTCATGACGAATCAACCAGGAGGAGGGCGGAACTTTGGCGTAGAGCGGGAATTTCGGCACCACGCCGTGGCACATCAGGCATTTGGCGGAGAAGATCGGCAGCACAGTTTCTTCATATGTCTGAGTTATACCCTCTAAAACCATACAGGACGGAACATTAGGAATGGGCGCTTCTCCAGCATCGGTGCAATTATGCATCGGCGCCGAGCGATAATCTTGAGGTGCTTGCACTTCGATAAATCGTAGGGCGGCGAGAATGGCGACAAGAAGCACTGCAACAACCAGTTTCTTCACTGTTGTCTTCCTTTCAGTTGAAGCTTTGGCCAAAGAGCGTCGACCTTCTTCTTGATCTCTTCGCTCATCCGAATGTCCCTCGGCCATTCCCGCTCATAGCCTTCTTCCTTCCATTTGCGGGTGGCGTCGATGCCCATCTTGGCGCCGACGAACTGGCGGGGCGAGGCATGGTCGAGGTGATCGACCGGGCCTTCGACCAGGACCAGGTCGCGCTTGGCGTCGATATTGTTGCTGACCCGCCAAACGATCTCGGTGACATTCTGGACGTCGACGTCGTGGTCCACGACGATGAAGCATTTGCAGAACATCATCTGGCCCATGCCCCAGAGCGCGTGCATGATCTTCTGAGCGTGGCCCGGATAGCTCTTCTTGATGCTCAAGATGCAGAGGTTGTGAAAGCAGGCTTCGGGCGGCAGGTACATGTCGACGACCTCGGGGAAGGTCAGCTGGACCATCGGCAAAAACAGCCGCTCGGTGGCCAGGCCGAGGAATTTGTCCTCCATCGGCGGGATGCCGACGATGGTGGTCAAATAGATCGGATCGCGGCGCTGGGTGATCTTGGTGACGTGGAAGCGGGGGAACTTCTCGACCGGCGTGTAATAGCCGGTGTGGTCGCCGAAGGGCCCCTCGTCAACCATTTCCTCGTTAGGGTCAATGTAGCCTTCGAGGACGAAATCGGCGCTGGCCGGGACCTGGAGGTCGCAGCTGAGGCAATCGACCATCTCGACCGAGCTGCCCTTGAGATAGCCGGCGAAGAGGAACTCGTCGACTTGGTCGGGCAGGGGAGCGGTGGCGGTGTAAGTCAGCACCGGCTCGCCGCCGATCGCCACCGCCACTGGGATCTTCTGCCCCAATTCTTTATAGCGCTGAAAGTGCCGGGCCCCGACTTTGTGGATTTGCCAGTGCATCGCGGTCGAGGCCTTGTCGAGGACCTGCATGCGATAGAGCCCGACGTTGCGCCGGCCGGTGTCGGGATCGCGGGTGATCACCATCGGAAGGGTGATGAAGCGGCCGCCGTCCTCGGGCCAGCACTTCAAGATCGGCAAGCGGTTCAAGTCGACCTCGTCCCAGACGATCTCTTGGCAGGGCGCCTTGGCGGTGGTCTTGGGCGCGGCCTTGGCGACTTGAGCCAGCTTGGGCAGCATTTTGAGCTTATCCCAAAAGGAAGTCGGCGGTTGAGTGGTGAGCAATTCCTTGAGCCGCCGCGGATGTTCCTCGAGGTCCTCGACCCCCAGGGCCCAGGACATCCGGCGCCGCGAGCCGTAGACGTTGATCGCCACCGGGAATTCGCTGCCCACGACGTTTTCGAAGAGCAGGGCCGGCCCTTCGGCTTTCATCACCCGGTCGGCGATCTCGGCGATCTCGAGGACCGGATCGGCTGGCTCGCGGACGACGGCTAGCTCGCCATTTTCCCGGAGGAAGTCCAAGAAGTGGCGCAGCGATTTCCATGAAAGAGAGGAATCCATGGGGAGGGATCATTAAGGCTTGTCCGGGGTTGGCGCAAGGCTTTAGTAGCAAGGGGCTTTAGCCCCGTGTTGAGCGGGGCTAAAGCCCCTTGCTACGGATTGACGATCACCTTCATGGCCTTTTGTGCCGTGATCCAGCCAATCGATTCCTGCAATTGCTCCAAGCCGACATGGTGGGTGACCAGCGGTGCCACCTTCACCTTGCCTTCGACGAGCAGCCGGTGGGCTTCGACTAGATCCTCCGGCGAGGGTGAATAGGAGCTGAAAACGGTGATCTCGTGGTGGTAAAGCGCGTCGAGGCTTACCTCGACCGGCTTGTCCGAAAGGGAGGCGAAAAGATTGAGCCCGCCGCCGTCGCGGACCCATTGAAAGGCATTTTGGAAGACCCGGCCGCCGCCGGCCGTGAAGCAAACCAAGTCGGCGCGACGGCCTTCGCTCTTCTCGGCGATGAGCTCGGCGATCTTCGGATCGTCGCCGCGCCGGACGAAATCGGCGCCCAGCTGCTTGGCCAGCTCCAGCCGCTCTTCGAATAAATCCAGCGCCAAGACTTGGGTCGGAATCAGCTTGAAAAGCTGAACCATCATCAGGCCGATCGAGCCCATGCCGACCACCACCACGAAATCGCCGGGTAGCAGCGAAGCCCGCCGCAAATTTCGAACGCAGCAGCTCAAGGGCTCGGTGAAGAGGGCCTCGTCGTCGGAGAGGTGCTTCGGGACCAAAAATGCCGTTTGCTCGACGTGCTCGGCCGGAATCCGCAGGTACTCGGCGAAGCCGCCGGGATCGAGGTTGCTTTCCTTGAAGTGCCGGCACATCGAGTGGTTGCCGTGGCGGCAGAAATGGCATTTTCCGCAGGGAACGTGGTGGGCGACGACCACCCGGTCGCCGAGCTTGAATTTGCCCACCCCGACGCCGAGCTCGACCACGTCGCCGACCAATTCGTGGCCCAGGACCACCGGCTTCTTGGGCAGGGCTCGGGTGACTTTGAGGACGTCGGTTCCGCAGACTCCGCAGGCCCGGACCTTGAGGAGGACCTCGCCCGGGCCGATCGAGGGCTTGGGCCGCTCTTCGACGCGAATTTCCGAGGGAGGATGGTAGACGGCGGCGCGCATCAGTTCTTCCGGTAAACGACGTAGCGGGCGATTTCGCGGAGCGGGTCGGCCTTGGCGTCGAAATCGCGGAGCACGCCCAAGGCTTCTTCGGTCAGCTCCCGGGCCAAGCGCTTCGATTCCTCGAGGCCGAGCAGGGCCGGGTAGGTCGCCTTCTCGTTGGCGATGTCGCTGCCGATGTCCTTGCCGATCTCCTCGCCGCCCTCGATGTCGAGGACGTCGTCGGCG containing:
- a CDS encoding DUF4215 domain-containing protein: MEPYCKALKSILFAIALAAGLAIAGIYEARAQEVPVCGDNLVAAPEQCDDGNDVNDDACKNDCTTNVCGDGIPMAGVEACDDGDADNNDACKNDCTANICGDGVLEHGSEACDDGNNLDDDGCSSDCQVSAQIVCGNGVPEGDEECDDGNGIDTDACKSDCSENSCGDGVVETDVEECDDANQVGGDGCSAFCADENPVCGDMVVDPDEQCDDGDADNSDACKNNCSENICSDGILETGVEECDDGNSADGDGCDSDCLVEEPGPVCGNDLVEDGEECDDGNVLNGDGCDSTCQFEIPVGCGNGTLDPNEQCDDGNDINTDSCKNNCTENICGDGIVELNVEQCDDGNNLDDDGCSAACLLEPEFCGNGVVESGEQCDDGNDIDDDFCDNDCDIVLNDDGQVCFCHNVDNNPHTICTSLQGYLNGHQKHGDPLGSCEDNGIDGTTTIDGQIDVNGRASGCSLQVEPTTKASPVWQALTEALAL
- a CDS encoding TIGR02147 family protein, producing the protein MVSVYSYLNYRDYLRDRFAELKKQRLGFSYRSFNRLAGIKSSAFLKLVMDRKRNLAQGGIESIVKGFGLSVKERRYFELLVAFNQASTNEEKDRYFREIVGDRRFRAAKPLAASQFLLYSHWHCVAILEALRLETSEPRNLRWLQELLHPPVGRKQIKRAVAELKKIGLIRLLRSGELKRLDPMLTTEDEVRSVLVANFHARMSQLAAESVMRDGAADREFSALTVALSEADFRRAKTEIQKFRRKLHSILEQGQVGSKTLVAHLNIQLFKLTRAGRRR
- a CDS encoding heavy metal translocating P-type ATPase, producing the protein MSPALEKDPICGMDVDPATAAGKHTHAGKTYYFCSGHCLEAFRKNPPASLQTKVGASPQTIYFCPMHPQIRQVGPGHCPICGMALQPEMAAPGQGEDPELRDMRRRFWVGLALTLPLLLQTMAEMIPDLAKQPFFHGRAFTLLQLALATPVVLWCGAPFFRRGWASVRSGNLNMFTLIALGTGVAYLYSLVAALFPQIFPAALRAGHGGMVPVYFEAAAVIVTLVLLGQYLELIARERTGDALKALLGLSPKTARLVKHDGSEEEISLDRVMPGDTLRVRPGEKIPVDGLVLEGRSAVDESMLTGEPMPVEKTKGERVIGGTVNGNGSLLFRAEKVGQETLLAQIVQRVGEAQRSRAPVQKLADQVSAYFVPAVVAIAVLAFLIWFFFGPEPRLAHAIVQAVAVLIIACPCALGLATPMSIMVGIGRGAHEGILVKDAAALEAFEKVDTLLVDKTGTLTEGKPKVVEVEAAEGFEESTVLQLAAGVERASEHPLATAVVRAAEERGLRLAKASDFHSDPGEGVSGIVEGKRITVGKLPPSLAGDQKGKSATERSAATEIYVSIDGRFAGTLRLADPIKATTPEALAKLRSEGIAVVMVSGDQEPAARAVAAKLGITEVLAGVTPLQKQEEVRRRQAQGHRVAMAGDGINDAPALAQAEVGIAMGHGTDIAMESASMTLVKGDLRGIAKARSLSRATMSNIRQNLFFAFIYNTLGVPLAAGLFYPLFGWLLSPMFAAAAMSLSSVSVVANALRLRRLKLD
- a CDS encoding heme-binding domain-containing protein — encoded protein: MLPIFSAKCLMCHGVVPKFPLYAKVPPSSWLIRHDMEEAKEHMDMSFGFPFHGKEAKNPQEALSEVAEVVREDEMPPFIYKIMHWHSSLTDEEKKIILSWTNQGMGALK
- a CDS encoding menaquinone biosynthesis decarboxylase → MDSSLSWKSLRHFLDFLRENGELAVVREPADPVLEIAEIADRVMKAEGPALLFENVVGSEFPVAINVYGSRRRMSWALGVEDLEEHPRRLKELLTTQPPTSFWDKLKMLPKLAQVAKAAPKTTAKAPCQEIVWDEVDLNRLPILKCWPEDGGRFITLPMVITRDPDTGRRNVGLYRMQVLDKASTAMHWQIHKVGARHFQRYKELGQKIPVAVAIGGEPVLTYTATAPLPDQVDEFLFAGYLKGSSVEMVDCLSCDLQVPASADFVLEGYIDPNEEMVDEGPFGDHTGYYTPVEKFPRFHVTKITQRRDPIYLTTIVGIPPMEDKFLGLATERLFLPMVQLTFPEVVDMYLPPEACFHNLCILSIKKSYPGHAQKIMHALWGMGQMMFCKCFIVVDHDVDVQNVTEIVWRVSNNIDAKRDLVLVEGPVDHLDHASPRQFVGAKMGIDATRKWKEEGYEREWPRDIRMSEEIKKKVDALWPKLQLKGRQQ
- a CDS encoding alcohol dehydrogenase catalytic domain-containing protein encodes the protein MRAAVYHPPSEIRVEERPKPSIGPGEVLLKVRACGVCGTDVLKVTRALPKKPVVLGHELVGDVVELGVGVGKFKLGDRVVVAHHVPCGKCHFCRHGNHSMCRHFKESNLDPGGFAEYLRIPAEHVEQTAFLVPKHLSDDEALFTEPLSCCVRNLRRASLLPGDFVVVVGMGSIGLMMVQLFKLIPTQVLALDLFEERLELAKQLGADFVRRGDDPKIAELIAEKSEGRRADLVCFTAGGGRVFQNAFQWVRDGGGLNLFASLSDKPVEVSLDALYHHEITVFSSYSPSPEDLVEAHRLLVEGKVKVAPLVTHHVGLEQLQESIGWITAQKAMKVIVNP
- a CDS encoding polyprenyl synthetase family protein encodes the protein ADDVLDIEGGEEIGKDIGSDIANEKATYPALLGLEESKRLARELTEEALGVLRDFDAKADPLREIARYVVYRKN